In a genomic window of Leptolyngbya sp. SIO1E4:
- a CDS encoding polysaccharide biosynthesis/export family protein, translating to MLDRPIEPEAPLEESPEAEVDGAVEAETDALEQQTVPTEPEDSFESEGLPRPNPDYTAPIPLPQQQPNLSNPGGGPFNLILGEPQTPDFETYRLGPGDSIFVNVRQFPDLSFQATLDLQGNVVVPLQGVTPLGGLTLQEAGNLVGQIYNQYVVGPDVGITLVAQRGVEVTILGEVVRPGFYPLGAPQISSALLTAGGTTGQADLRSVMIQRRLPDGQLLERAVDLFTPLKDGQELPDVALQDGDVIIVERLDPAALDEYDRALVSRSTIAQPTITVRLLNYGANRTRGTGGGLTAIELPNGSRFADALVSVNVNPDTARLRRIALIRFDEEAGQAISTTLDGNQAFRGDPSENPPLQDNDVIIVDRNLVTRITYALNTVTQPFRDVLGFLLFFDSLADSAENIFGP from the coding sequence TTGTTAGATCGGCCTATCGAGCCTGAAGCTCCTCTTGAAGAAAGTCCTGAAGCGGAGGTAGATGGGGCTGTTGAGGCGGAAACCGATGCTCTTGAGCAACAAACCGTTCCCACCGAACCGGAGGACTCGTTTGAAAGTGAAGGTCTACCTAGGCCGAATCCTGACTACACTGCTCCCATCCCGCTGCCGCAGCAGCAACCGAACTTGTCTAACCCTGGTGGCGGCCCCTTCAATCTGATTTTAGGAGAGCCTCAAACACCTGACTTTGAAACATATCGCCTCGGGCCTGGGGATTCTATCTTCGTCAATGTGCGTCAGTTCCCTGACTTAAGCTTCCAGGCAACTTTGGACCTTCAGGGCAATGTCGTTGTTCCCCTGCAAGGAGTCACACCTCTCGGTGGATTAACGTTACAAGAAGCAGGTAACCTGGTTGGCCAAATCTATAATCAGTATGTAGTTGGGCCAGATGTAGGCATTACGCTAGTGGCTCAGCGAGGGGTAGAAGTCACTATTCTGGGAGAAGTCGTCAGGCCTGGATTTTATCCCTTGGGGGCACCTCAAATCTCATCGGCCCTGCTGACTGCTGGAGGAACAACGGGACAAGCTGACCTACGTTCTGTGATGATTCAGCGTCGCCTGCCCGATGGGCAACTGCTAGAGCGTGCGGTTGATCTATTTACTCCCCTGAAAGATGGACAAGAACTTCCTGATGTTGCATTGCAAGACGGGGATGTCATTATTGTAGAGCGTCTTGATCCAGCAGCTTTGGATGAATACGATCGTGCGTTAGTCTCTCGTTCCACCATTGCCCAACCCACTATTACCGTGCGTCTTCTTAATTACGGTGCCAACAGAACCAGAGGTACAGGAGGGGGGCTCACAGCCATTGAACTCCCTAATGGCAGCCGGTTCGCCGATGCCCTTGTCAGCGTAAACGTAAACCCTGATACGGCAAGGCTTCGTCGAATTGCACTCATTCGCTTTGACGAGGAGGCAGGCCAGGCAATTTCAACGACTCTAGACGGGAATCAGGCTTTTCGGGGAGATCCCTCTGAAAACCCCCCGTTGCAAGATAATGACGTTATCATCGTTGACCGTAATTTAGTGACTCGCATTACTTATGCGTTGAATACTGTCACGCAGCCATTTAGGGATGTGCTGGGATTCTTGCTTTTCTTCGATTCCTTAGCGGATTCCGCCGAAAATATATTTGGCCCTTAG
- a CDS encoding cobalamin biosynthesis protein CobQ codes for MVLPLLKRYVLALQRYKWAGLAGFLGVLGASSVIAIQPPPEEQFESEGVLVQNAPVVAFTVTGVELQQQGQGIITEDFLLADILLEQASQQLQQLGFDIQPRQIQNNTGIDIASEGERLQQVTVRHTADSPEEAEAVLTVLFQGMVELSRVTNRARLGAIVEALNERLPEVEGELRQAEQALEAYDRLEGPAIQAALDGSLLAAISGSQNQRRQNLITLAGMEAQMRSLQARLGLSPSEAYASSALSADPILAQLRARIYEAETQRELLSQDLRPAHPTMVELDKNLAAYDQLLQERAAEIIGGGGQLAAIPSGNAVRQSSNLDPARAELANQLVGLSTERDALIQQQQVLAESEVQLREQYARLPNKQLERDRLAQQVALKRALYDQIQAKRIDAQAAEAETVSSLSVASPPSTSTVDVEETNPAMVLLIGALLGLVVGGGIVYLLDMLDSTIRTYEDLDKLFEDQDVPLLGLIPEMSSRRGQPALALITDPNHACNDIYERLRTNLQLSGLQMSEGKVPHTILITSTSDQEGKTTTAFNLGMASARAGRRTLIIEMDLRAPSQVRRLGLKPDGQAVLEPLRYYGGYLSDPVQMVPGIANFYVSPGVGPQRNPAAILDSSELSRFLKDVKARFDFVILDAPHLTSSNDAMLLEPKSDGMIIVTRPDFTEKPILTTTLEQIEENDDVRLLGAVINGAKIPIDEAQRKEEEFAARNDLEDEEMTAEDVPIYTSVDF; via the coding sequence ATGGTACTCCCGCTCCTTAAACGTTATGTTTTAGCCCTCCAACGGTATAAGTGGGCAGGTCTTGCTGGTTTTCTTGGGGTCTTAGGCGCATCTAGCGTTATTGCAATCCAACCGCCCCCCGAAGAGCAATTTGAATCTGAAGGCGTCCTCGTTCAAAATGCTCCGGTGGTCGCCTTCACAGTGACTGGTGTGGAGCTGCAGCAGCAAGGACAGGGAATCATTACAGAAGATTTTTTGCTGGCGGATATCTTATTAGAGCAGGCTTCCCAACAGTTGCAGCAGCTCGGATTTGATATTCAGCCAAGGCAGATTCAGAACAATACTGGCATCGATATTGCATCAGAAGGAGAACGCTTACAGCAGGTTACCGTTAGGCACACTGCTGACAGCCCTGAAGAAGCAGAAGCCGTTCTCACGGTTTTGTTTCAGGGCATGGTTGAACTAAGCCGTGTGACCAATCGGGCCCGATTGGGGGCAATTGTAGAAGCCTTGAATGAGCGTTTACCTGAGGTTGAGGGAGAACTGCGACAGGCAGAGCAAGCCTTAGAAGCCTATGATCGCCTTGAAGGCCCAGCAATTCAGGCGGCACTAGACGGGAGTTTACTTGCTGCTATTTCTGGCAGTCAAAATCAGCGTCGTCAAAACCTGATTACGCTAGCAGGAATGGAAGCACAGATGCGGAGTTTGCAGGCACGACTGGGGCTATCTCCTAGTGAAGCCTATGCATCTTCTGCCCTGAGTGCTGATCCAATTTTGGCGCAGCTCCGAGCCAGAATCTACGAGGCAGAAACTCAGAGAGAGCTGCTTTCTCAAGACTTAAGACCCGCTCACCCGACGATGGTTGAGCTCGATAAGAACCTAGCCGCTTACGATCAACTCTTGCAAGAGAGGGCCGCTGAGATCATCGGCGGCGGGGGGCAGTTGGCAGCCATCCCAAGTGGTAATGCTGTGCGTCAGAGCAGTAACCTTGATCCGGCTCGGGCAGAGTTAGCCAATCAGCTTGTGGGCTTAAGTACCGAACGAGATGCTTTGATTCAGCAACAGCAAGTCCTAGCAGAATCAGAAGTCCAGCTTAGGGAACAGTATGCACGGCTTCCCAATAAGCAGCTTGAACGCGATCGCTTGGCACAGCAAGTCGCTCTAAAGCGAGCTTTATATGATCAGATTCAAGCTAAGCGCATTGATGCCCAGGCAGCCGAAGCTGAAACAGTCAGTAGCTTGTCTGTTGCGAGTCCTCCTTCCACCTCCACTGTTGATGTAGAAGAGACCAACCCTGCCATGGTCTTGCTAATTGGTGCCCTGCTGGGACTTGTCGTAGGCGGTGGGATTGTCTACCTTCTCGACATGCTCGATTCCACAATTCGCACCTACGAGGATTTAGACAAGCTGTTTGAGGATCAGGATGTCCCGCTACTCGGATTAATTCCAGAGATGTCATCCCGGCGGGGTCAACCAGCCTTAGCTCTGATCACTGATCCCAACCATGCCTGCAATGACATTTATGAACGGTTACGCACGAATCTTCAGCTTTCTGGCTTGCAGATGAGTGAGGGTAAGGTTCCCCACACGATTCTCATTACTAGCACCTCTGATCAGGAAGGCAAAACCACGACTGCCTTTAATTTGGGTATGGCTTCAGCCCGCGCTGGACGCAGAACCCTCATTATAGAAATGGATTTGAGGGCACCCTCGCAAGTTAGGCGGTTAGGGCTTAAGCCAGACGGTCAAGCAGTTTTGGAACCCCTGCGATACTATGGCGGCTACCTTTCTGACCCGGTTCAGATGGTGCCTGGCATTGCGAATTTTTACGTCTCACCAGGGGTAGGACCACAGCGCAACCCAGCTGCAATCCTTGATTCGAGCGAGCTTTCACGCTTTCTAAAGGATGTTAAGGCTCGATTTGATTTTGTTATTTTAGATGCGCCTCACCTGACTAGTAGCAACGACGCCATGTTGCTAGAGCCTAAGAGCGATGGGATGATTATTGTGACGCGGCCTGACTTTACAGAAAAACCGATCCTTACGACGACTTTAGAGCAAATTGAGGAAAATGACGATGTCCGGCTGCTAGGGGCTGTTATCAACGGCGCGAAAATTCCCATTGATGAAGCTCAACGGAAGGAAGAGGAATTTGCTGCCCGCAACGACCTAGAGGATGAAGAAATGACAGCCGAGGATGTGCCCATTTACACCTCCGTTGACTTTTAA
- a CDS encoding S9 family peptidase, with product MPFTYPDSRRSNQIDTYHGVEVPDPYRWLEEPQSEESRAWIDAQNLLTFQYLTGLSGRASLKQRLTKLWNYERYSLPFQRGGRYFFSKNNGLQNQSVLYTLPSLEAEPRVLLDPNALSEDGTIALQGITISEDGAYLAYGLSNSGSDWMEWRVRHIDTGKDLSDRIQWVKFSGAAWTHDNQGFFYSRYDEPTESTQLEAVNYYQKLHYHRLGTPQSEDVLIYERPDQKEWGFSGSVTDDGCYLIVSVWQGTDPRNLIFYKDLTVPDSPVVELISDFEAEFSFIENDGNLFWFRTDLEAPKGKVIAIDTTQPAREHWREVLPESTNTLQSVGVLNHQFVANYLQDARSQVRIFDLQGHFIRDVDLPGIGSVSGFDGKREDTETFYSFTSFTTPNTLYRYDLVTGESTLYRQPQVDFTPGAYETHQVFFSSRDGTRIPMFITHKTGLVLDGQNPTLLYGYGGFGIPLTPGFSVSNLVWMEMGGVYAVPNLRGGGEYGEDWHLAGTKLNKQTVFDDFVAAAEWLIAHQYTTPAKLAIMGGSNGGLLVGASIVQRPELFGAALPAVGVLDMLRFNQFTIGWAWESDYGSPQNEAEFKALLAYSPLHNLKPQTAYPATLITTADHDDRVVPAHSFKFAAALQAAHQGEAPVLIRIDTKAGHGAGKPTTKTIEEVADKWAFLAENLQIPVDV from the coding sequence ATGCCCTTCACCTATCCTGATAGCCGACGTAGCAATCAGATTGATACCTATCATGGCGTTGAGGTACCTGACCCCTATCGCTGGTTAGAGGAGCCTCAATCTGAAGAAAGCCGTGCCTGGATTGACGCTCAAAACTTACTCACATTTCAATACCTTACGGGTCTTTCTGGGCGCGCATCCCTGAAGCAACGACTGACAAAGCTGTGGAACTACGAGCGCTATAGTCTCCCATTTCAGCGGGGTGGGCGATATTTCTTCTCTAAGAATAATGGCCTTCAGAATCAGAGTGTTCTGTATACTTTGCCAAGTCTTGAGGCCGAACCTCGCGTTCTCCTTGATCCGAATGCTCTGTCAGAAGATGGAACAATCGCCCTCCAAGGAATTACCATTAGCGAGGATGGAGCTTATCTTGCTTACGGCCTTTCCAATTCTGGCTCAGACTGGATGGAATGGAGAGTGCGGCACATTGACACGGGCAAAGACTTAAGCGATCGCATCCAGTGGGTCAAGTTTTCTGGGGCAGCGTGGACCCATGATAACCAGGGCTTTTTCTATAGTCGCTATGATGAACCCACAGAAAGCACCCAATTAGAGGCCGTTAACTATTATCAGAAACTCCATTACCACCGGTTGGGTACACCCCAATCAGAGGACGTGTTGATATATGAGCGACCTGATCAAAAAGAATGGGGGTTTAGCGGCAGTGTAACCGATGATGGATGCTATCTCATTGTGTCTGTTTGGCAGGGCACAGATCCCCGTAATCTTATTTTCTATAAGGATCTGACGGTTCCTGATAGCCCAGTTGTTGAACTCATCTCAGATTTTGAGGCAGAATTCAGCTTCATTGAGAACGACGGAAACCTGTTCTGGTTCCGGACAGATCTGGAGGCCCCCAAAGGTAAAGTCATTGCCATCGACACCACACAGCCAGCGCGAGAACATTGGCGTGAAGTGCTTCCAGAGTCAACAAACACGTTACAAAGTGTTGGGGTGTTAAATCATCAGTTTGTGGCGAATTATTTGCAAGACGCCCGATCTCAAGTCAGAATTTTTGACTTGCAAGGACACTTTATCCGTGACGTTGACTTGCCCGGCATTGGCTCCGTCAGCGGATTCGACGGTAAACGGGAAGATACTGAAACCTTTTACAGTTTCACGAGCTTTACCACCCCCAACACCCTCTATCGCTATGATCTGGTAACGGGGGAAAGTACTCTATACCGCCAACCTCAAGTCGACTTTACCCCTGGGGCTTATGAAACCCATCAAGTGTTCTTTAGCAGTCGGGACGGCACCCGTATCCCGATGTTTATCACCCATAAAACGGGGCTTGTATTAGACGGTCAAAACCCTACCCTTCTCTATGGTTACGGAGGGTTTGGGATTCCTCTAACGCCAGGATTCTCTGTGAGTAACTTGGTGTGGATGGAGATGGGGGGTGTTTATGCTGTACCCAACTTACGGGGCGGTGGTGAATATGGCGAAGATTGGCACCTGGCAGGCACCAAACTCAATAAGCAAACGGTTTTTGATGACTTCGTAGCTGCGGCTGAGTGGTTGATCGCCCATCAGTATACGACTCCAGCTAAGCTAGCCATTATGGGTGGAAGCAATGGTGGGCTGCTGGTGGGGGCTTCTATCGTACAGCGACCTGAGCTGTTTGGGGCAGCGCTCCCTGCAGTCGGCGTTCTGGATATGCTGCGATTCAATCAATTCACCATTGGCTGGGCTTGGGAGTCAGACTATGGCTCTCCTCAAAATGAGGCAGAATTCAAGGCATTACTGGCTTATTCTCCCTTGCATAACCTGAAGCCGCAGACAGCTTACCCAGCTACGCTAATTACAACTGCAGATCATGATGATCGCGTTGTCCCCGCCCATAGCTTTAAATTTGCGGCCGCCCTCCAAGCCGCGCACCAAGGAGAGGCACCAGTATTGATTCGGATTGACACAAAAGCGGGTCATGGTGCCGGTAAACCAACAACCAAAACGATTGAGGAAGTTGCGGACAAATGGGCATTCCTGGCTGAAAATTTGCAGATCCCTGTGGATGTTTAG
- a CDS encoding DoxX family protein, with protein MQLTARAANLFKPNVNPNVWSQTTLAILRVVIGIMMVHNGQDKLADIESFSRAYVEYLGLPFPIFLSYIAAYTELIGAPLVAFGLFTRPAALGLFSTMCVAMYHHVSVAGLSLPYLELSAIYAASFLYFTINGAGLFSMDALIANWLDNTILSLKAKQIMRLEKSYQSADAAKDENVTV; from the coding sequence ATGCAACTGACTGCCCGTGCAGCTAATCTTTTCAAGCCCAATGTCAATCCCAACGTTTGGTCTCAAACAACCCTGGCTATTCTGAGAGTAGTGATTGGCATCATGATGGTTCACAACGGTCAAGACAAGTTGGCCGACATCGAAAGCTTTTCTCGCGCTTACGTAGAGTACTTAGGGCTGCCTTTCCCCATCTTCTTAAGCTACATTGCTGCCTATACCGAGTTAATTGGGGCCCCACTTGTAGCCTTTGGCCTTTTTACTCGACCTGCCGCCCTGGGCCTGTTTAGCACCATGTGCGTGGCGATGTATCATCACGTTTCTGTAGCTGGCCTGAGTTTGCCTTACTTAGAACTTTCTGCCATCTATGCAGCATCTTTCCTGTACTTCACCATTAATGGTGCAGGTCTCTTCTCAATGGATGCCTTAATTGCTAACTGGCTAGACAACACGATTTTGTCATTGAAGGCAAAACAGATCATGCGACTGGAAAAATCTTATCAGTCGGCTGATGCAGCCAAGGACGAAAACGTCACCGTCTAA
- a CDS encoding tetratricopeptide repeat protein has protein sequence MSPEIQSWLDDLQDPDDTVRQAATESLWRHWYTQKGVSGAQILVRSQTLLDAGDVRAAEALLTESVQALPDFAEAWNRRAVLYYIEQRYWQAIADCEKVLELVPYHFGALHGLGLCHAELGNYLAAIQAFRRALGVQPFAVVNERLILECTTKLN, from the coding sequence ATGTCGCCTGAAATCCAATCTTGGCTTGATGACCTTCAAGATCCTGATGACACCGTTCGGCAAGCTGCCACTGAATCGCTTTGGCGACACTGGTATACCCAAAAAGGAGTCTCCGGCGCGCAAATTCTGGTTCGCAGCCAGACGCTTTTAGATGCAGGAGACGTTCGAGCTGCAGAAGCCTTGCTCACAGAATCGGTTCAAGCGTTACCTGACTTTGCAGAAGCCTGGAATCGCCGTGCTGTACTCTACTACATTGAGCAGCGCTACTGGCAGGCTATTGCTGACTGTGAGAAGGTGCTTGAATTAGTGCCCTACCATTTTGGGGCTTTGCATGGTTTAGGGTTATGTCACGCTGAGTTGGGGAATTACCTCGCAGCTATTCAGGCATTCCGACGAGCACTTGGCGTTCAACCCTTTGCCGTAGTGAACGAGCGTTTGATCTTGGAATGTACGACCAAGCTCAATTAA
- a CDS encoding iron-containing redox enzyme family protein translates to MHSAYITQVGQFLPGASIPNDKIEAYLGKINGKPSKVRRRILASNGIQFRHYALDQRQQTTHLNHQMAALAVRDVLGRANLPPAAVDLLCAATTWPDLLVPGFASMVHGELTELPPLEATSHQGVCCAGMAALKYAATQVARGEKHCAIAVASELASRLFKHTQFEVQPDIQAGKALPFDTEFLRWMLSDGAGAMVVRDRPNANGLSLKVDWIELISHASDYPVCMYAGAEDMTASHSWMDYPSYPAAGAAGAIHLRQNIRLLDRVIQLGVEGWLRLIETGRVQPDDIDWLLCHYSSHFFRGQIVELLEKAHCMIPEEKWFTNLYSRGNTGCASIYLMLEELFSSGKLQPGQKILGFVPESGRFTTAYFQLTVIDGQSSAIACSSENSASSPTTSELEISTIATASNITTENVGADLLRQLTLTWLDFEHHLQRVPLIRRLNRGEFTVEDYKALLRNLRPQVVEGARWITRAASNMTDFEMRSRFIGHAQDEHRDFQMLEHNYVSVGGNLAEIVAADKNIGSEALSAFIFHQASHENPIDLIGSMFIIEGLGNRLAGQWAEQIQRSLGLRRDQVSFLAYHSDHDENHIGKLDAIIHATWMTPELATRIVKTAQVTARLYRLQLEEIS, encoded by the coding sequence ATGCACAGTGCTTACATTACCCAGGTGGGCCAGTTTCTGCCCGGTGCCTCCATCCCGAATGACAAGATAGAAGCTTACCTGGGTAAGATCAACGGCAAACCTTCTAAGGTGCGGCGGCGCATTCTTGCCAGTAACGGTATTCAATTCCGTCATTACGCGCTCGACCAGCGCCAGCAGACTACTCATCTCAATCACCAGATGGCTGCTTTGGCGGTGCGCGATGTCCTAGGTCGAGCAAATCTGCCCCCTGCTGCGGTGGATCTTCTCTGTGCTGCCACTACTTGGCCAGACCTGTTGGTTCCTGGTTTTGCCAGTATGGTGCATGGCGAATTAACAGAACTGCCTCCATTAGAGGCAACCAGCCATCAAGGAGTCTGCTGTGCGGGCATGGCTGCGCTCAAATACGCAGCGACCCAAGTTGCCCGTGGAGAAAAGCACTGTGCGATCGCGGTCGCTTCCGAATTGGCATCACGGCTCTTCAAACATACGCAGTTTGAAGTTCAGCCAGACATTCAGGCGGGTAAGGCTCTGCCCTTTGATACGGAATTTTTACGCTGGATGCTATCGGACGGGGCTGGGGCAATGGTCGTGCGCGATCGCCCCAATGCCAATGGACTCAGCCTTAAAGTTGACTGGATTGAGCTGATCTCTCATGCCAGCGATTACCCCGTATGTATGTATGCAGGCGCTGAAGACATGACGGCGAGTCACAGTTGGATGGATTACCCCAGCTACCCTGCAGCTGGAGCCGCTGGGGCCATTCACCTACGCCAAAATATTCGGCTTCTTGATCGGGTCATCCAGCTAGGCGTTGAAGGGTGGCTGCGCTTAATTGAAACCGGGCGGGTACAGCCCGACGATATCGACTGGCTGCTATGCCACTACTCTTCCCATTTCTTTCGAGGGCAAATTGTAGAGCTGTTAGAAAAAGCCCACTGTATGATTCCTGAAGAAAAGTGGTTTACCAATCTCTATAGTCGGGGTAATACGGGCTGCGCTTCGATTTACCTCATGCTTGAAGAGTTATTCAGCAGCGGCAAGCTACAACCGGGGCAAAAGATTTTAGGGTTTGTGCCTGAGAGTGGACGTTTCACGACAGCTTATTTCCAGCTAACGGTCATAGACGGGCAATCGTCAGCAATCGCCTGCTCGTCAGAAAATTCTGCCAGCAGCCCGACTACCTCAGAATTAGAAATCTCGACTATCGCTACAGCCTCAAACATCACTACTGAAAATGTGGGAGCTGACTTGCTGCGACAACTCACCCTGACCTGGCTCGACTTCGAGCATCATTTGCAAAGGGTGCCGCTGATTCGCCGTCTCAACCGAGGTGAATTTACTGTAGAAGACTACAAAGCCCTCCTACGAAACCTGCGACCTCAGGTGGTAGAAGGAGCACGCTGGATTACCCGGGCAGCCTCTAACATGACGGACTTTGAGATGCGATCGCGCTTCATTGGTCATGCCCAAGACGAGCATCGGGATTTTCAAATGCTAGAGCATAACTATGTATCGGTGGGGGGAAACCTAGCAGAAATTGTAGCTGCAGACAAGAATATCGGCAGCGAGGCTCTTTCAGCCTTTATCTTCCATCAAGCTTCGCATGAAAATCCGATTGATCTCATCGGCAGCATGTTCATCATTGAGGGGTTAGGCAATCGGCTAGCCGGACAGTGGGCTGAGCAAATTCAGAGATCGCTAGGGTTGCGACGGGATCAAGTCTCCTTTTTGGCCTACCACAGCGATCACGACGAGAACCACATTGGCAAACTCGACGCCATTATTCACGCTACGTGGATGACACCTGAACTGGCTACCCGCATTGTCAAGACCGCCCAGGTAACTGCCCGTCTTTATCGTCTGCAATTGGAAGAAATCTCGTGA
- a CDS encoding CGLD27 family protein: MPVITSRCPVPPEQLPINQYQDMSQSWFYGWGSREHWPYLKPLLILWCVSWVVTGPVSAASFAPGKHPILFVIWAAVGALVLPLLTLSQLYVGWLHVGQRLEQGEVPYEESGWYDGQVWLKPIDVLNRDRLIMVYEVQPILRRVRNTLGVLIAVGVALIATGKFL, encoded by the coding sequence ATGCCCGTGATTACTTCTCGTTGCCCGGTTCCCCCTGAACAGCTACCCATCAACCAGTATCAAGATATGAGCCAGTCTTGGTTTTATGGTTGGGGAAGCCGTGAGCACTGGCCTTATCTAAAGCCATTGCTAATTCTCTGGTGTGTGAGTTGGGTAGTAACAGGCCCCGTCTCGGCTGCCAGCTTCGCGCCTGGCAAACATCCAATTCTTTTTGTGATTTGGGCAGCAGTAGGTGCATTGGTTTTGCCCCTGCTAACCCTGTCTCAACTTTATGTGGGCTGGTTGCATGTCGGTCAGCGATTAGAGCAAGGAGAGGTACCTTATGAAGAATCTGGCTGGTATGACGGGCAAGTATGGCTAAAGCCTATAGATGTCTTGAATCGCGATCGCCTCATCATGGTTTATGAGGTGCAGCCTATTTTGCGACGCGTGAGAAATACTCTAGGTGTCTTGATCGCTGTTGGGGTAGCATTGATCGCAACAGGAAAATTTTTATAG
- a CDS encoding sulfotransferase, which yields MELIMDFLQQTQNIQQSYIVCSTGRSGSTLLCRTLAQSKLCGNPQEYFHHRTIKQLGLKGDLEKFKEYCHSILQEGTTSNGVFGIKMHWWQMSEFLKIAKKIPAFKEKSELEILNTFFPNPKFVYIWRQDMVAQAVSTTIALQTDVWEKRARDDSYEMTAKAVAPKDGGTKDIEFQPLKIYKWEENFKDQNKRWLAFLQENELNYHEVINESLVSDFENKMKAVIEFLEIDGIDENSLKAATKKQSTSTNRKFIQRYQQYPKLLLKVVSKIDRQLNKKSKKQA from the coding sequence ATGGAACTCATTATGGATTTTCTACAGCAAACCCAGAACATACAACAAAGCTACATCGTATGTTCTACTGGCCGTTCTGGAAGCACGCTTTTATGTAGAACTCTAGCGCAATCGAAGCTTTGCGGAAATCCACAGGAATATTTCCATCACAGAACAATCAAACAACTAGGATTAAAAGGCGATTTGGAGAAGTTCAAAGAATATTGCCACTCTATCCTTCAAGAAGGAACGACAAGTAATGGCGTTTTTGGCATCAAAATGCACTGGTGGCAAATGAGCGAGTTTCTCAAGATAGCCAAAAAAATTCCTGCATTCAAGGAAAAAAGTGAACTAGAAATATTGAATACTTTCTTCCCAAATCCAAAATTTGTTTATATCTGGCGGCAAGATATGGTTGCACAAGCCGTTTCGACAACTATTGCGCTACAAACGGACGTATGGGAAAAGAGAGCTCGTGATGATAGTTATGAAATGACTGCCAAGGCAGTAGCCCCAAAAGATGGAGGTACTAAGGATATTGAATTTCAGCCCCTTAAGATTTATAAATGGGAAGAAAATTTCAAGGATCAAAATAAGCGCTGGCTAGCGTTCTTACAGGAAAACGAATTAAATTACCACGAAGTTATCAATGAAAGCCTAGTCAGTGATTTCGAAAATAAGATGAAGGCAGTCATCGAATTCCTGGAGATTGATGGCATAGATGAGAACAGCTTGAAGGCCGCGACCAAGAAGCAATCGACTAGCACCAACAGAAAATTTATTCAGCGGTATCAACAGTACCCTAAGCTTTTATTGAAAGTTGTGAGCAAGATTGATCGTCAGCTCAACAAGAAATCTAAGAAACAGGCGTGA
- a CDS encoding asparaginase, whose translation MTRAKRYQAANLEIQLLREGITESIHMAHAVVCDSRGRVLSVAGDAETATFVRSSLKPFQALAVAVSGTLERFGLDDRDLAIMCASHQGQMEQVRQAFHILWKAELEPTMLQCPIPPNRKSPLEHNCSGKHAGMLAVCQQRNWPLESYLHRNHPLQTMILGTVAEMLGMPADEFIGAHDDCGAPTYLMPLHQMAALFAKLASGDSLEMERIVRAMTHHPELVAGPGSFDTELMCLTEGELVSKSGAEGIQCVGRVGQGLGLAIKVRDGSKRAKHAVAVHLLKQLGWLMPEAAEELAEKYMILSEYKRLDIQGELELM comes from the coding sequence ATGACCAGGGCTAAGCGTTACCAGGCAGCTAATCTCGAAATTCAGCTCCTGCGAGAAGGTATTACAGAATCGATTCACATGGCTCATGCTGTCGTGTGTGATAGCCGTGGACGTGTGCTCTCAGTAGCCGGAGACGCCGAAACGGCAACCTTTGTCCGCTCCTCTTTAAAGCCATTCCAAGCATTAGCGGTTGCCGTTTCTGGAACATTAGAGCGCTTTGGCTTAGACGATCGCGATCTAGCAATTATGTGCGCGTCTCACCAGGGGCAAATGGAGCAGGTACGCCAAGCCTTTCACATTTTGTGGAAAGCAGAGTTGGAACCCACAATGCTGCAATGTCCCATTCCTCCAAACCGAAAAAGCCCATTAGAACATAACTGTTCGGGCAAACATGCCGGAATGCTTGCGGTCTGCCAACAACGGAATTGGCCCTTAGAAAGCTACCTACACCGTAACCATCCTTTGCAGACCATGATTTTAGGGACGGTTGCCGAAATGCTGGGCATGCCCGCAGATGAGTTCATTGGGGCTCATGATGACTGCGGTGCTCCTACCTACCTGATGCCTCTCCATCAGATGGCCGCTTTGTTTGCCAAACTTGCCTCAGGCGATAGCCTCGAAATGGAGCGCATCGTTCGGGCCATGACCCATCATCCAGAATTGGTCGCTGGTCCAGGCTCCTTTGATACTGAACTCATGTGTCTCACAGAAGGCGAACTCGTGAGTAAATCTGGAGCGGAAGGCATTCAGTGCGTTGGTCGGGTTGGACAAGGGTTAGGGCTTGCCATAAAAGTTCGAGATGGCTCAAAGCGGGCCAAGCATGCTGTTGCGGTTCATTTGCTGAAGCAACTCGGCTGGCTAATGCCAGAGGCTGCAGAAGAACTCGCTGAAAAGTACATGATCCTTAGCGAGTATAAGCGTCTAGATATTCAGGGTGAATTGGAATTAATGTGA